In Leisingera methylohalidivorans DSM 14336, a single genomic region encodes these proteins:
- a CDS encoding GFA family protein gives MIRGSCLCGDIRFETAAQPQAASMCHCSQCRKQSGGIWASADVHDEDLAITGPVNWFEATAKAKRGSCPRCGSFLFWKGTGEDTTSFALGAVDGNSGLRVEKHIFTASKGDYYTLADGVPQQD, from the coding sequence ATGATCAGGGGATCCTGCCTGTGCGGAGATATCCGCTTTGAAACCGCGGCGCAGCCGCAGGCGGCATCGATGTGCCATTGCAGCCAGTGCCGCAAGCAATCCGGCGGCATCTGGGCCTCGGCCGATGTGCATGACGAAGACCTCGCCATCACCGGACCGGTGAACTGGTTTGAAGCCACCGCCAAGGCCAAGCGCGGCAGCTGCCCGCGCTGCGGCTCCTTCCTGTTCTGGAAAGGCACCGGCGAGGACACCACAAGTTTTGCTTTGGGCGCGGTCGACGGGAACTCCGGCCTGCGTGTCGAAAAGCACATCTTCACTGCCTCCAAGGGCGATTACTACACACTCGCGGACGGTGTGCCGCAACAGGATTGA
- a CDS encoding helix-turn-helix domain-containing protein — MNDQALAAATLGADIRALRKARGLTLSDIAAMLNRSVGWLSQVERDMSEPSISDLRQIAEALGVPMSMLFAHTGAPADEHGYVVRAGSRRPMGSGEEGLIEELLSPDLTDDFEMVHSTFRPHSKMQKPAHRPTQEVGYVISGKLDLLIGGRSFTVGPGDSFRIKHEPYQWSNPYDEPAVAVWVIAPPVY, encoded by the coding sequence GTGAACGATCAAGCCTTGGCAGCGGCGACATTGGGGGCCGATATCCGGGCCCTGCGCAAGGCGCGCGGGCTGACGCTGTCGGATATCGCGGCGATGCTGAACCGCTCGGTCGGCTGGCTGAGCCAGGTTGAGCGCGACATGTCCGAGCCTTCGATCTCCGACCTGCGCCAGATTGCCGAGGCCCTGGGCGTGCCGATGTCGATGCTGTTTGCCCATACCGGCGCCCCGGCGGACGAGCATGGCTACGTTGTCCGCGCTGGATCGCGCCGTCCGATGGGCTCGGGCGAGGAAGGGCTGATCGAAGAGCTGCTGTCGCCCGACCTGACCGACGATTTCGAGATGGTGCATTCCACCTTCCGCCCGCACTCAAAGATGCAGAAACCGGCGCACAGGCCGACGCAGGAGGTCGGCTATGTGATCTCGGGCAAGCTGGACCTGCTGATCGGCGGCCGCAGCTTCACTGTCGGCCCCGGCGACAGCTTCCGGATCAAGCACGAACCCTACCAGTGGTCGAATCCCTATGACGAACCTGCAGTGGCCGTCTGGGTGATCGCGCCGCCGGTTTATTAG
- a CDS encoding GAF domain-containing protein: protein MRADYETLAKTIASLTEGETDEVALMATVTCEVHHADDRFDWTGFYRAVAPELLKIGPYQGGHGCLQIPFSRGVCGAAARTGEVQLVADVEAFPGHIACASSTRSELVLPVRNGQGELIGVFDIDSDQPDAFTAEDADHLAAILHEVFRRI, encoded by the coding sequence ATGCGGGCCGATTATGAAACCCTGGCCAAGACAATCGCGTCGCTGACCGAAGGCGAGACGGATGAGGTCGCGCTGATGGCCACTGTCACCTGCGAAGTGCATCATGCCGACGACCGGTTCGACTGGACCGGATTTTACCGTGCTGTTGCTCCGGAGTTGCTGAAGATAGGCCCGTATCAGGGCGGCCACGGCTGCCTGCAGATCCCGTTTTCCCGTGGTGTCTGCGGTGCGGCGGCGCGCACCGGCGAGGTGCAGCTGGTGGCGGATGTGGAGGCGTTCCCCGGCCATATCGCCTGTGCCTCCTCAACCCGTTCGGAACTGGTGCTGCCGGTCCGGAACGGGCAGGGGGAGTTGATCGGGGTGTTCGACATCGACAGCGACCAGCCGGACGCTTTCACAGCGGAAGATGCGGATCACCTGGCCGCAATCCTGCATGAGGTGTTCCGCCGCATCTGA